Proteins from a single region of Bdellovibrio bacteriovorus HD100:
- a CDS encoding DUF1552 domain-containing protein: MSMYYCKKTRRQFLVGSGKTLLALPLLPSLMPVEAFAQAATPPKRLMMFWFDHGNLNAMWPARSLATTAVGSSGSKEVLLRSLGSTSSFSSVLNNPLYDTLKNSDQLTIVRGLDASVRWGSAHGNFPVASAQDRNSEGGFPSIESVLESSKTLYPDSTPAYVRKAIRVGLLGAGLFYQKVGSGVQVIPHYEDWTIRNFYNEVFGSLTAGTTAPADNTNELKSNILNRVFGAYTGFKNSRKISAEDKARLEQHMGYISDLQKSLGQVAPTPTCSKPADPGSVSDPALCNRIYLDLLAVAFKCGLTKVGVMAFEGQDPQWIPGLSGLGTNVHDAMHGSAGNAIQKTAYEVWWRYFTNLIADRFLAPLNVEEGVTGRTYLENMVTAMLCAGGMQDLGGDNGHSGYDSQQVLIGNMGGALRSGRYVTMPSAGLPYNCFLITLLQLMGVPPSDYAFATPNGQGFGYYGEFPANHVLKGRFYQPISEILT; this comes from the coding sequence ATGTCGATGTACTATTGCAAAAAAACCCGTCGTCAGTTTTTGGTCGGATCCGGGAAAACTCTTCTGGCTCTGCCGCTTTTGCCAAGTCTGATGCCAGTGGAAGCTTTCGCCCAGGCCGCGACACCCCCAAAGCGTCTGATGATGTTCTGGTTTGATCATGGAAATTTAAATGCCATGTGGCCGGCACGAAGTCTTGCGACCACCGCGGTGGGTTCCAGCGGGTCTAAAGAGGTTTTATTGCGCAGTTTGGGGTCGACATCTTCGTTCAGCTCGGTTTTGAACAATCCTTTGTATGATACGCTGAAGAACAGCGACCAACTGACGATCGTGCGCGGTTTGGATGCTTCGGTTCGGTGGGGTTCAGCCCATGGGAACTTTCCGGTGGCATCAGCGCAGGATCGAAATTCCGAGGGCGGATTCCCTTCTATTGAATCCGTGCTGGAATCTTCCAAGACGCTTTATCCGGATTCAACACCGGCCTATGTGCGGAAAGCCATCCGGGTGGGCCTTCTGGGAGCCGGATTGTTTTATCAAAAGGTGGGCAGTGGAGTTCAGGTGATTCCACATTACGAAGACTGGACGATTCGAAACTTCTATAACGAAGTCTTTGGCAGTCTGACGGCGGGCACAACGGCACCGGCAGATAACACCAATGAACTGAAATCCAATATCTTGAATCGTGTTTTTGGTGCTTACACAGGCTTTAAAAACAGCCGTAAAATTTCTGCTGAAGACAAAGCCCGCCTTGAACAGCACATGGGTTACATCTCTGACTTGCAAAAGTCCCTGGGCCAAGTGGCGCCAACACCGACGTGTTCCAAGCCTGCGGACCCGGGCAGTGTTTCTGATCCGGCTTTGTGCAACCGAATTTATCTGGATCTATTGGCCGTGGCCTTTAAATGCGGCCTTACTAAAGTGGGAGTCATGGCCTTTGAGGGACAAGATCCCCAGTGGATTCCGGGCTTGAGCGGCCTGGGCACCAATGTTCACGATGCCATGCACGGCAGTGCGGGAAATGCCATTCAGAAAACGGCCTATGAGGTTTGGTGGAGGTACTTTACAAATCTTATTGCGGACCGGTTCCTGGCACCTTTGAATGTTGAAGAGGGTGTCACGGGCCGTACCTATCTGGAAAACATGGTGACGGCGATGTTGTGTGCCGGTGGTATGCAGGATTTGGGCGGGGATAATGGCCATAGCGGTTATGATTCCCAGCAGGTTCTGATTGGAAACATGGGCGGGGCCCTGCGGTCGGGTCGTTATGTGACGATGCCGTCGGCGGGTCTGCCTTACAACTGTTTCCTGATCACACTGTTGCAGCTGATGGGGGTGCCACCTTCTGATTACGCCTTTGCGACGCCGAACGGGCAGGGGTTTGGGTATTACGGGGAGTTCCCGGCCAATCACGTGCTGAAGGGCAGATTCTATCAGCCGATCAGCGAGATTCTGACCTAG
- a CDS encoding porin family protein has translation MFSKVIAAAIVLASVSANAADNEFFFQSKAGQSDVTARLGLLSTNTKDKDDTEDSKFSGLINTGASYEYGINDQFSIEGALAFTSIESDSSPKSKINGLQDPTVTLKGNSAMGASTLRYGLGVELALQKGKIDGNEASPASGGFSFNPYVGMDTEAAGGVIGGRLNYTINMERTIEVVGIGDAKVKGGNAMGLSAFYETKVTDITFGGALNYVSFAESENEDGSTATDSYNTLGLSAYSVMPMGTFALIPRLDYDFSNSEADKYNVIVLSVAGRFNF, from the coding sequence ATGTTTTCAAAAGTTATCGCAGCCGCCATCGTATTGGCTTCCGTATCTGCAAACGCAGCAGACAATGAATTCTTCTTCCAATCCAAAGCGGGTCAGTCTGACGTGACTGCACGTTTGGGTCTTCTTTCCACAAACACTAAAGACAAAGATGATACCGAAGACTCCAAGTTCTCTGGTCTTATTAACACAGGTGCTTCTTACGAGTACGGTATCAACGATCAGTTCTCTATCGAAGGCGCATTGGCTTTCACTTCCATCGAAAGCGATTCTTCTCCAAAAAGCAAAATCAACGGTCTTCAAGATCCCACAGTCACTTTGAAAGGCAATTCCGCAATGGGAGCTTCCACTCTTCGTTACGGCTTGGGCGTTGAATTGGCTCTACAAAAAGGTAAAATCGATGGTAATGAGGCTTCCCCGGCATCTGGTGGCTTCTCTTTCAATCCGTATGTAGGTATGGACACTGAAGCAGCTGGCGGCGTTATCGGTGGTCGCTTGAACTACACGATCAACATGGAGCGTACTATTGAAGTTGTAGGCATCGGGGATGCAAAAGTAAAAGGCGGGAACGCAATGGGCCTGTCTGCTTTCTACGAAACAAAAGTCACTGACATCACTTTCGGTGGTGCTTTGAACTACGTAAGCTTCGCAGAATCTGAAAACGAAGATGGCAGCACAGCTACTGACTCTTACAACACTTTGGGCCTGTCTGCTTACTCTGTAATGCCAATGGGCACGTTCGCGCTGATCCCTCGTTTGGACTACGACTTCTCTAACAGCGAAGCTGATAAATACAATGTTATCGTTCTGTCTGTAGCAGGTCGTTTCAACTTCTAA
- a CDS encoding tolA protein, with the protein MLFLLVLCSPILATAESNLELLYTKQIAWTAANLEDPKVVSAFRTSFQDLVADKSKIAQLQTSEGKKILQQGQSLLSVIQLKENLQKCLLSHAAAKGVSEALAKALDSQVLNGAVCAEVVAEEKKMQAFGKDMEKAFKEDARNKILNTAKKQLNVTRAYWKEAAKQDALDIAVELTDREREMKVKPPQSGTELLLYTKAIRERRNKNVIVQNDVKKAFAEVQTELKNHEDYLNEAAKGSVDETLQSLLVTNPAASAQFLMENPGASDLICKILQGYDKKAQKNEILDKAMFWGGLVVGGVLLATGIGAGVGAMVLSGTAAAGTLTTVAAGAALAGTIAAGGETVYASSKAHESFIEARNLRASAFAEGSSKESFSKADAAKDQAYSDLAEAGFSAASIIPFGAGLKVMKNAAQASRLGSYAKVAKEGAKVETDAVKSMATSLKEISSDKDVLKVLETSQKQVNSEEMGMFLGYLSDLPKDQRKEVLALLKKKPEKAADAIRESSKSGVCK; encoded by the coding sequence ATGCTATTTCTGCTTGTCCTGTGTTCGCCGATTCTGGCGACGGCTGAATCCAATTTGGAATTGCTGTACACAAAGCAGATTGCCTGGACAGCAGCAAACCTGGAAGACCCCAAGGTTGTCAGTGCTTTCCGCACTTCATTTCAGGATCTGGTCGCTGATAAATCCAAAATCGCCCAGCTACAGACATCCGAGGGCAAAAAGATTCTGCAACAGGGACAAAGCCTGCTGTCAGTCATTCAGCTGAAAGAGAACCTGCAAAAGTGTCTGCTGTCCCACGCGGCCGCCAAGGGTGTTTCCGAGGCCTTGGCCAAGGCTTTGGATTCCCAAGTCTTAAATGGCGCTGTGTGTGCCGAGGTTGTGGCAGAAGAAAAGAAGATGCAGGCCTTTGGCAAAGACATGGAAAAGGCATTCAAAGAAGATGCTCGTAATAAGATCCTGAATACGGCAAAAAAGCAGCTGAATGTCACTCGAGCCTACTGGAAAGAAGCCGCCAAACAAGACGCCCTGGATATCGCGGTGGAGCTGACGGATCGCGAACGTGAAATGAAGGTCAAGCCTCCGCAATCCGGAACTGAACTCCTGCTTTATACCAAAGCCATTCGCGAACGAAGAAACAAAAACGTGATCGTTCAAAACGATGTGAAGAAAGCCTTCGCCGAAGTTCAGACCGAGCTAAAAAATCACGAGGACTATTTAAACGAAGCGGCCAAGGGCAGTGTTGACGAGACTTTGCAAAGTCTGCTGGTAACGAACCCAGCGGCCAGTGCGCAGTTCCTGATGGAAAATCCGGGGGCTTCAGATCTGATCTGTAAGATCCTGCAGGGTTACGACAAGAAAGCCCAGAAAAACGAAATCCTGGATAAAGCCATGTTCTGGGGTGGACTTGTTGTTGGCGGTGTTTTGCTGGCGACAGGTATTGGAGCCGGGGTCGGCGCGATGGTTCTTTCCGGAACTGCCGCCGCGGGAACCTTGACCACAGTTGCGGCCGGGGCTGCCTTGGCGGGCACTATCGCTGCGGGTGGGGAAACAGTCTATGCCTCTTCAAAAGCCCATGAATCCTTTATCGAGGCCCGAAATCTGAGGGCCTCGGCATTTGCTGAAGGGTCTTCCAAAGAATCCTTCAGCAAGGCAGACGCGGCAAAAGATCAGGCTTATTCTGATCTGGCAGAGGCGGGCTTTTCTGCTGCTTCCATCATCCCATTTGGGGCGGGTTTGAAGGTTATGAAAAATGCCGCTCAGGCTTCGCGCCTGGGATCTTACGCGAAAGTGGCCAAAGAAGGTGCCAAGGTCGAAACGGACGCGGTGAAGTCCATGGCGACGTCTTTAAAAGAAATCTCTTCCGACAAAGATGTTTTAAAGGTTCTGGAAACCAGCCAGAAGCAGGTGAATTCCGAAGAGATGGGGATGTTCCTGGGGTATTTGTCTGATTTGCCTAAAGATCAGCGCAAGGAAGTTCTGGCGCTATTAAAGAAGAAACCGGAAAAAGCTGCGGATGCCATTCGCGAATCTTCCAAATCTGGGGTGTGCAAATGA
- a CDS encoding J domain-containing protein, which translates to MKNLILLVLLPLVLPIVTFAQTADEVRRIMNSQSSHYDILNVSKNASVDEIRTAYRRLMKTYHPDRYQNDPQKLRAATEVMKKLNVSRDTLMDPMARQRYDATVKSAPKTTAKPASAAQPSAKPESVNPKPEPKKWSGPDFEAEAKAKAEATAKAEAAAKAEAAAKAKADAAAKASAKTAEPPKQETRFSAKEAPKAATESKVSSSRTESSKPATVDTAKDAAVRSEQPMNHRTKQAVKFYEDTAKCGAGFYKSFVDMML; encoded by the coding sequence ATGAAGAATCTGATTCTGTTGGTATTGCTGCCCTTGGTTTTGCCAATTGTAACCTTCGCCCAAACAGCGGATGAAGTCCGTCGCATCATGAATTCGCAAAGCAGCCATTACGATATTCTGAATGTCAGTAAAAACGCTTCTGTGGACGAGATCCGCACGGCCTATCGTCGCTTGATGAAAACCTACCACCCGGATCGCTATCAAAACGACCCGCAAAAGCTGCGAGCCGCCACTGAAGTGATGAAAAAGCTGAACGTGTCCCGCGACACCCTGATGGACCCGATGGCCCGTCAAAGATACGACGCCACGGTGAAGTCAGCACCCAAAACGACTGCCAAGCCGGCATCGGCGGCGCAGCCTTCAGCAAAACCAGAATCAGTGAATCCAAAACCGGAACCAAAAAAGTGGTCAGGGCCGGATTTCGAAGCTGAAGCCAAAGCCAAGGCCGAAGCCACAGCAAAAGCCGAAGCTGCCGCCAAGGCAGAGGCGGCTGCGAAAGCGAAAGCCGACGCTGCGGCGAAAGCCAGTGCCAAAACTGCCGAGCCACCAAAGCAAGAAACTAGGTTCTCAGCCAAGGAGGCTCCAAAGGCAGCTACCGAATCAAAGGTTTCCAGTAGCAGGACAGAATCTTCGAAGCCTGCGACAGTCGATACAGCGAAAGACGCCGCCGTGCGATCCGAACAGCCGATGAACCACCGAACCAAGCAGGCGGTGAAGTTCTATGAAGACACCGCCAAGTGTGGTGCGGGTTTCTATAAGTCCTTCGTGGATATGATGCTGTAG
- a CDS encoding HNH endonuclease signature motif containing protein, protein MRSRRRRLSLIRFIWFVASLPVKLIFLPLSWLLSSKNRDGYVLRKSTYGRPRYEHRVVAERILGRRLKPWEVVHHINGRRSDNRPSNLCVMSRNDHDRYHRWYDRIRANYGRYPKKETQLVKLKDRFNGILLGESVNRKAG, encoded by the coding sequence ATGAGATCTCGAAGACGACGCCTTAGCCTCATTCGATTTATCTGGTTTGTCGCAAGCCTTCCGGTCAAATTGATCTTTCTGCCGTTATCGTGGCTTCTGTCTTCAAAAAACCGAGATGGTTATGTTCTTAGAAAATCAACCTATGGAAGACCTCGGTACGAGCATCGCGTGGTCGCTGAAAGAATCCTAGGGCGACGATTGAAGCCGTGGGAAGTCGTCCATCACATCAACGGCCGTCGCAGTGACAACAGGCCTTCAAACTTGTGTGTTATGTCGCGAAACGATCACGATCGATATCATCGGTGGTACGACCGAATCCGCGCAAACTATGGCCGATATCCGAAAAAGGAAACTCAGCTGGTCAAACTCAAAGACCGATTCAACGGAATACTGCTGGGTGAGTCTGTAAATAGAAAAGCAGGATAA
- a CDS encoding DUF4423 domain-containing protein, whose protein sequence is MNIFDFKSYKTFLRAYCDSERGALTRLSEAANTQKSYLSACLNGKGQLSLDQAFGVAEYLNMSDYEQDYFYLLIDKEKAVTPALRRRLESKAKDMSREAFRLKNQQKDSVIVTEQDSNIGFYYATWLATAIHTLTSVPQFQSIASLEKRLNLNQASVATIIGYLEKMELIKKSGDKYRWNSSNIHLEDSSVWISSHHTNWRARAMDNVQKNDREATHYSSIQSFSEEDFEKLKKKIAYFISDFNKVADPSEPEDAYCFNIDLFRV, encoded by the coding sequence ATGAATATATTTGATTTCAAGTCTTATAAGACGTTCTTAAGAGCCTATTGCGACTCTGAAAGGGGTGCTCTGACCCGGTTGTCAGAGGCCGCCAATACCCAAAAGTCTTATTTGTCTGCCTGCCTGAATGGAAAGGGTCAGCTGAGCCTGGATCAGGCCTTCGGAGTTGCTGAGTATCTGAATATGTCTGACTATGAGCAAGACTATTTCTATTTGCTGATTGATAAAGAAAAGGCAGTCACTCCGGCGCTTCGTCGCCGCCTTGAATCCAAGGCCAAGGACATGAGCCGCGAGGCTTTCAGGCTTAAGAATCAGCAGAAGGACTCTGTGATCGTTACGGAGCAGGATTCAAACATCGGCTTCTATTATGCCACCTGGCTTGCGACGGCCATCCATACCCTGACGTCGGTGCCGCAGTTTCAAAGTATAGCGAGCCTTGAAAAGCGGCTGAATCTAAATCAAGCCAGTGTTGCCACGATTATCGGCTATCTTGAGAAAATGGAACTTATCAAAAAAAGTGGTGATAAATATCGTTGGAACTCATCGAACATTCATCTGGAAGACAGCAGTGTCTGGATCAGCAGTCATCATACGAACTGGCGTGCGCGTGCCATGGACAATGTTCAGAAGAATGACCGGGAAGCGACTCACTATAGTTCTATTCAGTCCTTCTCTGAAGAGGACTTTGAAAAGTTGAAGAAAAAGATCGCCTACTTTATCAGTGATTTTAACAAAGTCGCTGATCCGTCAGAGCCCGAAGACGCTTATTGCTTTAATATCGATCTTTTCCGGGTTTAA